GCGCGATTTCCCCCTCTCTAATTTATTAGAGAGGGGGACTAAGGAGGTGAGTTCGACGCGACGGGACTCCATTTTCGCAAGGGATTATTCAGATCACGCAAACTGAGCCACTCAACTCCTAACTGAATCAGTACCCGATCGTGAATGCCGGATTGAGTGGAAGCTAATGCAAGATTCCTCTCCGCCTATTCATCGGACAGGCGGATCCCTTCGAGACACGCACTTGTTTGGTCGGAATGACAAGAGACGCAGAGGGATTGCCGCCCCCCGCCACTCGAAAGGGATAGACTACCGCAATTCTTGGAGGAGAAAAAAAGGATATAATCTTCTGTCGATTTCCCGCCTTCTCAAACGACTACTTAATGTGAACGATAATTTAGCAAATAAAAAACAAGAGGAGGAAAAAGTCATGGAAGCAACAATAGATTATTCAGCAACTGCTCGGCGCTCGCACGGTCGAGGCGCTGTCTGGACAGGTCGAATCATAACCGGCATTGTCGTGTTATTTATGCTCTTCGACAGCATCACAAAGATACTGAAGGTGGACGCCGTGGTGAAAGCCTCTGCCCAGCTCGGATATTCGGCAAACACGATCATGGCAGTAGGCATAATCTTATTCGCGTGTCTGGTAGTTTACTTATATCCGCGCACTGCGATTCTCGGAGCGGTCTTGTTGACGGGATACCTCGGCGGCGCAGTCGAAGCTAACTTGCGCGTTGGCACACCCCTCTTCAGCAACATCCTGTTCCCGGTTTACTTCGGCATACTGGTCTGGGCGGGACTCTATCTTCGCAACAGCCGCGTGCGCGAATTCTTGTCGTTTCGAAAAGCTGAATAACATCAATGACTGATCTGATATTGGGGGAGTTGAAAACGTATTCTCAGCTCCCCCCTGATTTACTTGAAGTATCCGGATCATGGAACAGCATGGTCACGCATCGTGTTAGTATAATAAATCAGATCGCTAAGGCAAGCTACGACAGGACATAGAATGAGTCCACCGACAAGTTCATTGAAGAATAAAAAAGAGGGAGGAAATAACAGTGCGTAAAGTGATCGTTTTCAATTTCATATCGCTGGATGGCTATTTCGTCGACGCGAAAGGCGACATGAGCTGGGCTCACGACAGTGATCCCGAATTTCAGGCGTTTGTTCAGGACAACGCAAAGGGCGGCGGCGAATTTCTGTTCGGCAGAAAAACCTATGACTTGATGGCAAGTTACTGGCCAACGGAGATGGCGCGTACGAATGACCCCATCGTTGCACAGGCAATGAACAACCAGCCGAAGGTTGTTTTCTCGAGGTCTATGGAGAAAGCCGCATGGAGCAACACGAAGCTAATCAAAGATAATGTAGTCGGCGAGGTACGAAAGATGAAGAAAGAATCCGGGCCGGGCCTGGTGATCTTCGGAAGCGGAACGATCGTATCCCAACTGGCTGAGGAAGACATGATCGATGAATATCAGTTCATCGTCGTTCCAATCGTTCTCGGCAAGGGAAGGACAATGTTCGAAGGCGTGAAAGAGAAATTGAAACTGAAGTTGACTAAATCGAGAGCCTTCAGGAGTGGGAGTGTCTTCCTTTGCTATGAACCTATACGCGATTAAAAAGGGATCTATGAGAATCCTTTTTTCCCATGTCGATTTTGTCTGACCTCAATCGACTACTTAGTGAACAAGATGACAATTCGAAAACTATCGACGAGGGAGAAATGAACGAAGTCGGTTATTTTGAA
This sequence is a window from Candidatus Acidiferrales bacterium. Protein-coding genes within it:
- a CDS encoding dihydrofolate reductase family protein, with the translated sequence MRKVIVFNFISLDGYFVDAKGDMSWAHDSDPEFQAFVQDNAKGGGEFLFGRKTYDLMASYWPTEMARTNDPIVAQAMNNQPKVVFSRSMEKAAWSNTKLIKDNVVGEVRKMKKESGPGLVIFGSGTIVSQLAEEDMIDEYQFIVVPIVLGKGRTMFEGVKEKLKLKLTKSRAFRSGSVFLCYEPIRD
- a CDS encoding DoxX family protein, giving the protein MEATIDYSATARRSHGRGAVWTGRIITGIVVLFMLFDSITKILKVDAVVKASAQLGYSANTIMAVGIILFACLVVYLYPRTAILGAVLLTGYLGGAVEANLRVGTPLFSNILFPVYFGILVWAGLYLRNSRVREFLSFRKAE